The following are encoded in a window of Trichomycterus rosablanca isolate fTriRos1 chromosome 13, fTriRos1.hap1, whole genome shotgun sequence genomic DNA:
- the reep3a gene encoding receptor expression-enhancing protein 3a isoform X2 has translation MVSCIISRVVILVFGTLYPAYYSYKAVRTKNTKEYVRWMMYWIVFALYTAVETITDLSLPWFPLYYVLKMVVVIWLVSPYTRGASVVFKRFLHPLLASKEREIDDYIVQAKDKSYETMLSFGKQSLSIAATVAVTAAVKGQGAISERLRSFSIPDLTQDLSQSGFIKPTQRAIQNPNLKPESSELCDEEEVDGTFSEEDSPLTRGLRRTQSVKITRSKVLRKEPRCGSLKTKSRRRPMITAQTFEQP, from the exons ATGGTTTCGTGTATCATATCCCGAGTCGTTAT TCTGGTGTTTGGCACACTTTATCCAGCATATTACTCCTACAAAGCAGTCAGGACCAAAAACACGAAAGAATAT GTGCGGTGGATGATGTATTGGATTGTGTTTGCTCTTTACACTGCAGTGGAGACCATCACAGACCTCTCCCTGCCAtg GTTTCCGTTGTACTACGTGCTGAAAATGGTCGTGGTGATCTGGCTGGTGTCGCCCTACACGAGAGGAGCCAGCGTGGTCTTCAAAAGGTTCCTGCACCCGCTGCTGGCCTCAAAGGAAAGG gagATTGATGATTACATCGTTCAAGCCAAAGACAAGAGTTATGAGACCATGCTGAGTTTCGGCAAGCAGAGCCTCAGCATCGCTGCTACTGTCGCCGTCACCGCTGCCGttaag gGACAGGGTGCCATCAGCGAGCGTCTGCGGAGCTTCAGCATTCCCGATCTCACCCAGGATCTCAGCCAATCAGGATTCATCAAACCAACACAACGAGCAATTCAGAATCCGAACCTCAAACCCGAGAGCTCTG AGCTCTGTGATGAAGAGGAAGTGGACGGTACGTTTTCCGAGGAAGACTCACCCTTGACGAGGGGTCTGCGGAGAACCCAGAGTGTGAAGATCACACGTTCCAAAGTCTTACgtaaagag CCTCGTTGTGGCTCCCTGAAGACTAAATCCAGACGGAGGCCGATGATCACCGCCCAGACTTTTGAGCAGCCCTAA
- the reep3a gene encoding receptor expression-enhancing protein 3a isoform X1: MVSCIISRVVILVFGTLYPAYYSYKAVRTKNTKEYVRWMMYWIVFALYTAVETITDLSLPWFPLYYVLKMVVVIWLVSPYTRGASVVFKRFLHPLLASKEREIDDYIVQAKDKSYETMLSFGKQSLSIAATVAVTAAVKGQGAISERLRSFSIPDLTQDLSQSGFIKPTQRAIQNPNLKPESSELCDEEEVDGTFSEEDSPLTRGLRRTQSVKITRSKVLRKEQPRCGSLKTKSRRRPMITAQTFEQP; this comes from the exons ATGGTTTCGTGTATCATATCCCGAGTCGTTAT TCTGGTGTTTGGCACACTTTATCCAGCATATTACTCCTACAAAGCAGTCAGGACCAAAAACACGAAAGAATAT GTGCGGTGGATGATGTATTGGATTGTGTTTGCTCTTTACACTGCAGTGGAGACCATCACAGACCTCTCCCTGCCAtg GTTTCCGTTGTACTACGTGCTGAAAATGGTCGTGGTGATCTGGCTGGTGTCGCCCTACACGAGAGGAGCCAGCGTGGTCTTCAAAAGGTTCCTGCACCCGCTGCTGGCCTCAAAGGAAAGG gagATTGATGATTACATCGTTCAAGCCAAAGACAAGAGTTATGAGACCATGCTGAGTTTCGGCAAGCAGAGCCTCAGCATCGCTGCTACTGTCGCCGTCACCGCTGCCGttaag gGACAGGGTGCCATCAGCGAGCGTCTGCGGAGCTTCAGCATTCCCGATCTCACCCAGGATCTCAGCCAATCAGGATTCATCAAACCAACACAACGAGCAATTCAGAATCCGAACCTCAAACCCGAGAGCTCTG AGCTCTGTGATGAAGAGGAAGTGGACGGTACGTTTTCCGAGGAAGACTCACCCTTGACGAGGGGTCTGCGGAGAACCCAGAGTGTGAAGATCACACGTTCCAAAGTCTTACgtaaagag CAGCCTCGTTGTGGCTCCCTGAAGACTAAATCCAGACGGAGGCCGATGATCACCGCCCAGACTTTTGAGCAGCCCTAA